In Sorangium aterium, the genomic stretch GCTCCAAGGCCCGCGCGGGGCTCCGGGTGCTCGGCGCGATGTCCCTGCTCGCCGCGCTCGCGATCGTCGTCCTCTGGGTCGCGGTCCTGCCCATCCAGCCGACCTTCCGGTGGATCCTTGGAGGGGTCCTGTTCGGCGCGGGCACGGGCTATCTGGTCGCCGGGAGCCGCCCTGTCCGCAAGGGGCTCTATCGCGCGCTCGGCTGGTGGTGGGGCGCGCTCGTGGGCGTGGCGTTCGGTGCCACCGCGACGCTCACGGCCAGGATGCCCGTCGGGAAGGGCGCGTCGTTCAACGCCACGGATCAGATCATCCGCTTCACCGCGCTCGTCTCGAGCGTCGCCTTCCTGTTCTTCGTGCTGTCGGCGCTCCTGCCGATCGCCCTCGACGCGCTCGAGCGCCGGAGCTTCGTGCCCCACGTGGCCGCGCGCCACGTCCGCGCCTCGAAGAGCGGCTTTCTCACGGTCATCTCGGTCCTGTCGATGGCCGGCGTCGCCGTCAGCTCGTGCGCCCTGTGCTCGGTGACGAGCATCATGGGCGGCTTCGGCGCCGACCTGAAGCGCAAGATCCTCGGCAACAACGCGCACATGGTCGTCGACGCCTCCCGCCCCGGCGGCTTCGGCAACTGGGACGACAAGCTCACCCAGGTGCGCGTCGCGCTCGCGCCCTACGGAGGCGCCGCGACCCCGGTCGCGGCCGGCGAGGCGATGGGCTCCAGCGCCTCGAACACCGCGGGCGCCCTCGTCCGCGGCATCGATCCGGACACCATCGGGCAGGTCATCGACCTCCCCAAGAACATCGAGGTCGGCAGCTTCGACTACCTGCGCGATCCCGAGAAGCTGACGAGCCTGCCTCCCGAGGAGGTCATCGGCCGAGGTCCGGGCGGGGAGCCGTACTTCAAGGGGCCGGACTTCCGCCAGCCAACGGACGTCGACCCGTCGGTGCGCGACTACCTGAAGCAGCAGACGCGCATCTACCCGGGCGTCATCATCGGCCGCGAGCTCGCGAAATCGCTCCACGTGCTCGTCGGGGACGAGGTGACCCTCCTGTCGCCGATGGGTGAGCTCGGCCCCACCGGCGTGATGCCGCGCTCCCGCAAGTTCCGTGTCGCGGCGATCTTCTATAGCGGCATGTACGAGTACGACGTCACGCACGCGTACGTCTTGATGGAAGAGGCGCAGAAGTTCTTCAGCCTCGACGACAAGATCACCCACATCGACATCCGGGTCCCGGATCCCGAGCGGGTGCAGGAGGTCCGCCCGGCCGTGGAGGCGGCCGTCGCCGCGAGCGCCGCGCTCGACGAGGCGCCGGAGGGAGGCAAGCCGCCGCCGCAGCTCCGCGTCCGCGACTGGATGGAGATGAACAAGAACCTCTTCAGCGCGCTCAAGCTGGAGAAGATCGCGACGTTCATCATCCTGTCCATCGCCATCGCGGTCGCGAGCTTCTGCATCGTGTGCACGCTGCTCCTCATGGTGACCGAGAAGGGCAAGGAGATCGCCGTCCTGAAGGCGCTGGGCGCCTCGGACAACGCGGTGATGCGCGTGTTCATGCTCGAGGGCGTGATCATCGGCGCCATCGGCACGATCTACGGTGTCGGCACCGCGCTCGCGGTCTGCACGGGCCTGTACTGGTTCGGTGTCCGGCTCGATCCGGACGTCTATTACATCGACCGGTTGCCCGTGAACGTGAACCTCTCCGACTACGCGATGGTCGCGGTCGCGTCGATGCTCATCTGCACCATCGCCACCATCTACCCGGCCCGCGCTGCCTCGAGGCTCTCTCCGGTCGACGGGCTCCGCTACGAGTAATCACTCCATGTCCACTCCGCTCGTCGTCGTCGAAGACCTCCGCAAGACGTTCGTTCACATGGGCCGCGAGCTCCACGTGCTCTGCGGCATCGACATCGTCATCAATCAGGGCGAGGTCGTGGCGTTCGTGGGCCCCTCCGGCGCCGGCAAGAGCACGTTCCTCCACTGCATCGGCACGCTGGACCTCCCGACGAGCGGCCGCATCCGCCTCGGCAACGACGAGCTCACCGGCCTCCCGGGCTCGCGGCTCGCGGCGATCCGGAACCGGACGATCGGCTTCGTCTTCCAGTTCCACCACCTGCTGCCGGAGTTCAACGCGGTCGAGAACGTGATGATGCCGGGCCTCATCCAGGGGAAGACCCGCCGCGAGATGGAGCCGCTCGCGCGCTCGCTGCTCGCCGAGGTCGGGCTCGCGGCGCGCGCCACGCACCGGCCGGGGGAGCTGTCGGGCGGCGAGCAGCAGCGCGTCGCCCTGGCGCGTGCGCTCGTCCTGTCGCCGAAGCTCCTCCTCGCCGACGAGCCGACCGGCAACCTCGACACCGCGACGAGCGACTCGATCCACCAGCTGTTCTTCGAGATGAACCGCAAGCACGGCACCACGATCGTGGTGGTGACGCACAACCTCAGCTTCGCCGAGTCGATGCCGCGCGTGGTGACCATGCGCGACGGGACGATCGAGAGCGATCGCATCGGCAGCGAGCGCGCCGCGGCCCTCGGGTACCGCGACGGCTCAGCCGGATAGCCGCTCGCTCAGGAGCTCGGCCGCGCGCAGCGACATGGCCATGATGGTCATCTGCGGGTTCACGCCGAGCGACGAGGGGATCGCGCTTCCATCGCACACGTAGAGCCCGGCGACGTCGTGCGCCTGGTGGTCCGGGCCGAGGCACGACGACCGCGGATCCACCCCGATACGGCACGTCCCGAGCGGGTGGAACGCGGCCACGTCGAGGTCGCCCGCCTGGATCTGCCGCGCCTTGAGCCGCTCCAGGTCCACGGGGCCGTTCACCTCGTCGCAGCCGGCGACGAGCGGCAGCACGCGCCGCGCCCCCGCGGCCAGGAACACCTCGCAGAGCAGCTCGACCCCGCGCTGCATCTTGGCGACGTCCTCCCGGTTCATCGTGTAGAGCACGAGCGGCGTGCCGCCGATCCCCGGCCTCACCTCGCCGCGGCTCGTGTCCTTGATCATGAACCCGAACGTCGCGAGGTGCGGGTACCGCTCCATCAGCTCCGTGTAGCGGTGCCCCGTCCAGGGCACGGCCAGCGCGGCGACGTCGAACGGGAGCGAGCCTCCCTCGAACATCAGCCCTTCATCGGCGAAGTGGTCGATCTGGTAGCCCTGCGGGATGCCTTGCCACTGGTCGATCCGCTCATCGAAGAGCGCCATCACCTTCGAGGCCGGGTGGATCGAGAGGTTCTTTCCCAGCGCGCCGCTCGACAGGCACGCTCCGCTCCGGCGCAGGAGCAGCGGCGTCATCAGCGCGCCGCCGG encodes the following:
- a CDS encoding ABC transporter permease: MIELSRSLQAALLAAVALGIVLLAWRGYTRFDKKGELEPRRPGVVRGGVVVALTGAGLLALTLIASSGRAKGLALIGAFFSSNTELIAQLVAALIVGGGLRLFRARTTADKARWLSGRWGSKARAGLRVLGAMSLLAALAIVVLWVAVLPIQPTFRWILGGVLFGAGTGYLVAGSRPVRKGLYRALGWWWGALVGVAFGATATLTARMPVGKGASFNATDQIIRFTALVSSVAFLFFVLSALLPIALDALERRSFVPHVAARHVRASKSGFLTVISVLSMAGVAVSSCALCSVTSIMGGFGADLKRKILGNNAHMVVDASRPGGFGNWDDKLTQVRVALAPYGGAATPVAAGEAMGSSASNTAGALVRGIDPDTIGQVIDLPKNIEVGSFDYLRDPEKLTSLPPEEVIGRGPGGEPYFKGPDFRQPTDVDPSVRDYLKQQTRIYPGVIIGRELAKSLHVLVGDEVTLLSPMGELGPTGVMPRSRKFRVAAIFYSGMYEYDVTHAYVLMEEAQKFFSLDDKITHIDIRVPDPERVQEVRPAVEAAVAASAALDEAPEGGKPPPQLRVRDWMEMNKNLFSALKLEKIATFIILSIAIAVASFCIVCTLLLMVTEKGKEIAVLKALGASDNAVMRVFMLEGVIIGAIGTIYGVGTALAVCTGLYWFGVRLDPDVYYIDRLPVNVNLSDYAMVAVASMLICTIATIYPARAASRLSPVDGLRYE
- a CDS encoding ABC transporter ATP-binding protein, whose translation is MSTPLVVVEDLRKTFVHMGRELHVLCGIDIVINQGEVVAFVGPSGAGKSTFLHCIGTLDLPTSGRIRLGNDELTGLPGSRLAAIRNRTIGFVFQFHHLLPEFNAVENVMMPGLIQGKTRREMEPLARSLLAEVGLAARATHRPGELSGGEQQRVALARALVLSPKLLLADEPTGNLDTATSDSIHQLFFEMNRKHGTTIVVVTHNLSFAESMPRVVTMRDGTIESDRIGSERAAALGYRDGSAG